Proteins from one Procambarus clarkii isolate CNS0578487 chromosome 8, FALCON_Pclarkii_2.0, whole genome shotgun sequence genomic window:
- the SCCRO3 gene encoding DCN1-like protein 3 isoform X2 — protein sequence MGKCLSCLKVPPPAHQHSISHHPTLQHPPPRHEYERTRVSESGSSLSGVEGRSPIPPPDAQSNGSGKNSVIISCSEKRSFYSRIPPLAKSASNEVRRLSSKDYSETKILLLFDQYKDSQCDYILSEGIEHLCMDLDVKPEEFKVLVLAWKFGAETMCRFSRGEFVNGCKALRVDSIKGIQSKFSDMLLEVQDPEKFKDLYRFTFKFGLDADASQRILPSDMALLLWKLVFSQREPSILKRWLTFLERHPNIRGIPRDTWNMFLNFTEAVGDDLSSYDDTEAWPSLFDDFVEYENDELNQNITKDHKEESE from the exons ATGGGGAAGTGTCTGTCTTGTTTAAAGGTCCCTCCACCCGCCCACCAGCACAGCATATCACACCatccaacactacaacaccctcctccCCGGCACGAATATGAACGGACAAGAG TAAGTGAAAGTGGCAGCAGTCTCAGTGGTGTGGAGGGTCGGTCTCCAATACCACCACCTGATGCACAGAGTAATGGCAGTGGAAAAAATTCTGTAATTATCAGTTGTTCAGAAAAGCGTTCATTTTACTCCCGAATTCCACCACTTGCAAAGTCTGCCAGCAATGAAGTCAGAAGATTATCATCTAAAGACTATTCTGAAACaaagattttattattatttgatcAGTACAAGGACAGCCAGTGTGACTATATTCTGTCAGAAGGCATTGAACATCTCTGTATGGATTTGGATGTAAAACCTGAAGAGTTTAAAGTGTTAGTTTTGGCATGGAAATTTGGGGCTGAGACTATGTGCAGGTTTAGTAGAGGTGAGTTTGTGAATGGGTGTAAAGCCCTCAGAGTGGATTCTATAAAAGGTATACAGTCCAAATTTTCAGATATGTTACTTGAGGTTCAGGACCCGGAAAAATTTAAAGACCTATATAGATTCACTTTTAAGTTTGGCCTGGATGCTGATGCCAGCCAACGAATCCTACCGTCCGACATGGCATTGCTGCTATGGAAACTTGTTTTTTCACAGCGTGAGCCTTcaattttgaagagatggttgacGTTTCTTGAAAGACATCCAAACATTCGGGGTATCCCCAGAGACACCTGGAATATGTTCCTAAATTTTACAGAAGCTGTAGGTGATGATTTAAGCTCCTATGATGATACAGAGGCTTGGCCTAGCCTTTTTGATGACTTTGTTGAGTATGAAAATGATGAGTTGAACCAAAATATAACCAAGGATCATAAAGAAGAAAGTGAATAA
- the SCCRO3 gene encoding DCN1-like protein 3 isoform X1 produces MGKCLSCLKVPPPAHQHSISHHPTLQHPPPRHEYERTREVSESGSSLSGVEGRSPIPPPDAQSNGSGKNSVIISCSEKRSFYSRIPPLAKSASNEVRRLSSKDYSETKILLLFDQYKDSQCDYILSEGIEHLCMDLDVKPEEFKVLVLAWKFGAETMCRFSRGEFVNGCKALRVDSIKGIQSKFSDMLLEVQDPEKFKDLYRFTFKFGLDADASQRILPSDMALLLWKLVFSQREPSILKRWLTFLERHPNIRGIPRDTWNMFLNFTEAVGDDLSSYDDTEAWPSLFDDFVEYENDELNQNITKDHKEESE; encoded by the exons ATGGGGAAGTGTCTGTCTTGTTTAAAGGTCCCTCCACCCGCCCACCAGCACAGCATATCACACCatccaacactacaacaccctcctccCCGGCACGAATATGAACGGACAAGAG AAGTAAGTGAAAGTGGCAGCAGTCTCAGTGGTGTGGAGGGTCGGTCTCCAATACCACCACCTGATGCACAGAGTAATGGCAGTGGAAAAAATTCTGTAATTATCAGTTGTTCAGAAAAGCGTTCATTTTACTCCCGAATTCCACCACTTGCAAAGTCTGCCAGCAATGAAGTCAGAAGATTATCATCTAAAGACTATTCTGAAACaaagattttattattatttgatcAGTACAAGGACAGCCAGTGTGACTATATTCTGTCAGAAGGCATTGAACATCTCTGTATGGATTTGGATGTAAAACCTGAAGAGTTTAAAGTGTTAGTTTTGGCATGGAAATTTGGGGCTGAGACTATGTGCAGGTTTAGTAGAGGTGAGTTTGTGAATGGGTGTAAAGCCCTCAGAGTGGATTCTATAAAAGGTATACAGTCCAAATTTTCAGATATGTTACTTGAGGTTCAGGACCCGGAAAAATTTAAAGACCTATATAGATTCACTTTTAAGTTTGGCCTGGATGCTGATGCCAGCCAACGAATCCTACCGTCCGACATGGCATTGCTGCTATGGAAACTTGTTTTTTCACAGCGTGAGCCTTcaattttgaagagatggttgacGTTTCTTGAAAGACATCCAAACATTCGGGGTATCCCCAGAGACACCTGGAATATGTTCCTAAATTTTACAGAAGCTGTAGGTGATGATTTAAGCTCCTATGATGATACAGAGGCTTGGCCTAGCCTTTTTGATGACTTTGTTGAGTATGAAAATGATGAGTTGAACCAAAATATAACCAAGGATCATAAAGAAGAAAGTGAATAA